The following proteins are co-located in the Siansivirga zeaxanthinifaciens CC-SAMT-1 genome:
- a CDS encoding carbohydrate-binding protein produces the protein MKKYLFFILLLLTTSLSWGQWLKADGKKIVNSNGEEVLLRGMGPGGWQIMEGYMMQTSGFAGSQHEIKGKLIDLMGEANTETFFNKWRENHFTKRDVDSLAAWGFNSIRIPMHYNLFTLPIEEEPIAGENTWIETGFELIDNVLEWAAPYSMYVILDMHATPGGQGRGSEINDYDPNKPSLWESQENRDKLVALWTRIADRYKDNPWIGGYDLINETHWDLGDQNALLREIYEDITQGIRGVGDNHILYIEGNSYANDHRGLLPPWDDNLVYSFHKYWSFNNTNDLDWILPLREQYNVPLWMGESGENSNTWFTDAITLFENNNIGWAWWTMRKIGDIDSPYAVDINPGYQKVIDYWKGEGPRPTEQETFDGMMQLAENLLIDNSRYRKDVPDAIIRQVQTNETKPYHGTPTAIPGIVYTSDFDLGKNNYAYYDTVVADYNLSTGNFTAWNSGWSYRNDGVDIESNNQTTNSNGFNIGFVNKGEWTKYTVQIDETAAYKVSFRLATQENGGEFYLSLDDQAVTSVQTVSSTGGWTQYTTFEVSDVLLTAGEHSLKLHFNNDIPFNVTSMAFEKTGEVLDVALNALNGNTGENEKSIEITISEALLASSLDGTLNQFTVFVNGEERVITSVTENPLKDRTFILTLDKYLIKSDDIKVSYSGAAIQSQSGKTLITFMDLPINNESPDRVVIPGLIQVEDYEYMIGLGIEDTTDEGGGQNFGFTDPGDYADYSIFVPQTGNYGIKFRIAGFNVGQIGLYSVDENDVETELVIVNTIITNGWQIWETVSDNLFIEEGIHKLRMRILAGGFNFNWMQFDLPDSDGDGVLDKDDLCPNTTANTVVDINGCEVFTLPTNNYSLTVLGETCRVENNGSINIIAKENYDYSVTLTGENYSETKSFTSEIGFEGLSAGTYTLCITINGVSNYEQCYTIIVTEPDELSVSTTGKNGNTKTGKGTSSKKVIVSLAGGEIYHINLNNEVTITRESKIELELMQGVNKLSVKTNKDCQGVYNETIVFNSQPFVYPNPIKNNTININSVEFYDKETPIEIYDLTGKLLFSKTYHATSNQLKVDVASIPHGIYILKVMLEKEIFNYKIIK, from the coding sequence ATGAAAAAGTACTTATTTTTTATCCTATTACTATTAACCACATCTTTAAGTTGGGGACAATGGTTAAAAGCCGACGGCAAAAAAATAGTTAATTCTAATGGTGAAGAAGTCTTACTAAGGGGCATGGGTCCTGGAGGCTGGCAGATTATGGAAGGTTATATGATGCAAACGTCTGGTTTTGCAGGTTCTCAACATGAGATTAAAGGAAAATTAATCGATTTGATGGGTGAAGCTAATACAGAAACCTTTTTTAATAAATGGAGAGAAAATCACTTCACCAAGCGCGATGTCGATTCCTTAGCCGCTTGGGGTTTTAATAGTATTCGTATTCCAATGCATTATAATTTGTTTACACTACCTATTGAAGAGGAACCTATTGCTGGTGAAAACACTTGGATAGAAACAGGGTTTGAATTAATAGATAATGTGCTTGAATGGGCAGCTCCTTATAGCATGTATGTTATTCTAGATATGCATGCCACACCGGGCGGACAAGGAAGAGGTTCGGAAATTAATGATTATGACCCGAATAAGCCTTCACTTTGGGAAAGTCAAGAAAACAGAGACAAGCTCGTGGCTTTATGGACAAGGATAGCAGATAGGTATAAAGACAACCCATGGATAGGAGGTTATGATTTAATTAATGAAACCCATTGGGACTTAGGAGATCAAAACGCATTACTAAGGGAAATCTATGAGGATATTACGCAAGGTATAAGAGGAGTGGGTGATAATCACATCCTATATATTGAAGGGAATTCCTATGCAAATGACCATAGAGGTCTTTTACCGCCATGGGATGATAATTTGGTGTATAGTTTTCATAAGTATTGGAGTTTTAACAATACGAACGACTTAGACTGGATATTACCATTAAGAGAACAATATAATGTTCCATTATGGATGGGAGAATCTGGCGAAAATTCTAATACTTGGTTTACAGATGCTATTACCCTTTTTGAAAATAATAACATAGGATGGGCTTGGTGGACCATGCGAAAAATTGGAGATATTGATAGTCCATATGCTGTCGATATTAATCCAGGTTACCAAAAAGTAATCGATTATTGGAAAGGAGAAGGACCAAGACCCACAGAACAAGAAACCTTTGATGGAATGATGCAATTAGCAGAAAATCTTTTGATAGATAACAGCAGGTATAGAAAAGATGTGCCAGATGCCATTATTAGGCAAGTGCAAACAAATGAAACAAAACCATATCATGGAACACCAACAGCTATACCCGGAATCGTATATACTTCAGATTTTGATTTAGGTAAAAATAACTACGCCTATTACGATACGGTTGTGGCCGATTATAATTTATCAACCGGTAATTTTACTGCATGGAATAGTGGTTGGTCTTATAGAAATGATGGAGTTGATATTGAAAGTAATAATCAAACCACAAATAGTAATGGGTTTAATATAGGGTTTGTAAACAAAGGAGAATGGACGAAATACACGGTACAAATTGATGAAACGGCGGCATATAAAGTATCTTTTAGATTAGCAACACAAGAAAATGGAGGAGAATTTTATCTTTCTCTTGACGATCAAGCAGTAACATCAGTTCAAACCGTTAGTTCTACTGGCGGATGGACACAGTACACCACTTTTGAGGTTTCAGATGTGTTATTAACGGCAGGCGAGCATAGCTTAAAGTTACATTTCAATAATGATATTCCTTTTAATGTAACTAGTATGGCCTTTGAAAAAACAGGAGAGGTTCTGGATGTTGCGTTAAATGCATTAAATGGAAATACTGGAGAAAACGAAAAATCTATAGAAATTACAATTAGTGAAGCTTTATTAGCATCATCGCTTGATGGTACTTTAAATCAATTTACAGTATTTGTAAATGGAGAAGAAAGAGTCATAACATCGGTTACTGAAAACCCTTTAAAAGATAGGACTTTTATACTCACCTTAGATAAATATTTGATTAAAAGTGATGATATTAAAGTAAGTTATTCAGGTGCGGCCATTCAATCCCAGTCAGGTAAAACTTTAATCACCTTTATGGATTTACCTATTAATAATGAATCGCCAGACCGTGTTGTAATACCTGGATTGATTCAGGTTGAAGATTATGAATATATGATAGGTTTGGGAATTGAAGATACAACGGATGAAGGTGGCGGCCAAAACTTCGGATTTACAGATCCAGGAGATTATGCGGATTATTCAATTTTTGTACCTCAAACAGGTAATTATGGTATAAAATTTAGGATTGCTGGATTTAATGTAGGACAAATAGGCTTGTACTCTGTAGACGAGAATGACGTAGAAACTGAGTTAGTTATTGTTAATACAATCATTACAAATGGATGGCAAATATGGGAAACCGTTTCTGATAATTTATTTATAGAAGAAGGTATTCATAAGTTAAGAATGAGAATTTTAGCTGGTGGCTTTAACTTTAATTGGATGCAATTTGATTTGCCAGATAGTGACGGAGATGGAGTATTAGATAAAGATGACCTGTGCCCCAATACAACTGCAAATACCGTTGTAGATATAAATGGATGTGAAGTTTTCACATTGCCAACAAATAACTATTCATTGACCGTATTGGGAGAAACCTGTAGAGTAGAAAACAACGGCAGTATAAACATAATAGCTAAAGAAAATTACGATTATTCAGTAACGCTTACAGGTGAAAATTATTCAGAAACTAAATCATTTACATCAGAAATTGGTTTTGAAGGTTTATCAGCTGGAACCTATACTTTGTGTATTACAATTAATGGAGTTTCTAATTACGAACAATGCTACACTATTATTGTAACAGAACCAGATGAGCTATCAGTGTCAACTACAGGTAAAAATGGTAATACTAAAACAGGTAAGGGTACAAGTAGTAAAAAGGTAATAGTGTCATTAGCTGGTGGCGAAATATATCATATAAACTTAAATAATGAAGTGACAATTACTCGCGAAAGTAAAATTGAGTTAGAATTGATGCAAGGTGTAAATAAATTAAGCGTTAAAACCAATAAAGATTGTCAAGGGGTTTATAACGAAACTATCGTTTTTAATAGCCAACCATTTGTGTATCCCAATCCAATAAAAAACAATACTATAAATATTAATTCTGTTGAGTTTTATGATAAAGAAACTCCTATTGAAATTTATGATCTAACTGGTAAATTGCTATTTTCAAAAACATACCATGCTACATCTAATCAATTGAAAGTAGATGTAGCTAGTATACCACATGGCATTTACATTTTGAAAGTGATGCTAGAGAAAGAAATATTTAATTATAAAATTATAAAATAA
- a CDS encoding fibronectin type III domain-containing protein: protein MNTFRKIMPLCLLIILISCSSEEQNTTANIEGLPSPVTLIFPVNNTECNEGIIVSDTQTDVLFKWEEAENTSSYILILTNLNNGTSREIKTVANEFLIRILRGTPYSWVVKSKASIGNATADSETWRFYNAGLPIESHPPFPAEVVSPKMGASVDEGTVLLQWGATDVDNDIASYTILLDTSSTPTTEVGNPSTNSLNITVSSGQVYYWKVITNDELGNESHSQIFQFRVK, encoded by the coding sequence ATGAATACGTTTAGAAAAATAATGCCATTATGTTTATTAATCATTCTTATTTCATGTAGTAGTGAAGAACAAAATACTACAGCTAATATTGAGGGCTTGCCTTCACCGGTAACGCTTATTTTTCCTGTTAACAATACAGAATGCAACGAAGGTATTATAGTCTCAGATACTCAAACCGATGTGCTATTTAAATGGGAAGAAGCAGAAAATACAAGTTCTTATATTTTGATACTTACCAATTTGAATAACGGTACATCAAGAGAGATTAAAACCGTTGCCAACGAATTTTTAATTCGGATTTTAAGGGGAACACCATATTCGTGGGTTGTAAAATCCAAAGCAAGTATTGGCAACGCAACGGCTGATAGTGAAACATGGAGATTTTATAATGCAGGTTTACCAATAGAAAGTCATCCACCATTTCCAGCTGAAGTAGTAAGTCCAAAAATGGGGGCAAGTGTTGACGAAGGAACGGTTTTATTACAATGGGGAGCTACAGACGTTGATAATGATATTGCATCCTATACTATTTTACTAGATACTTCCAGTACACCAACTACAGAAGTTGGTAATCCAAGCACCAATAGTTTAAATATAACGGTTAGTTCTGGGCAAGTTTATTATTGGAAAGTTATCACAAATGATGAGCTTGGAAATGAGTCACATTCTCAAATATTTCAATTTAGAGTCAAATAA
- the bglX gene encoding beta-glucosidase BglX, which yields MLKLKLRYIVYFVLLTSCRQIKIIYKDKNAPIEKRIDDLLSRMTLEEKIGQMNQYNGFWDVTGPSPIEGDAEKKYNDLRNGFVGSMLNVRGVDEVKAVQKIAVEETRLGIPLIIGFDVIHGYQTISPIPLAESASWDLEAIRKSAEMAALEASAVGINWTFAPMIDVSRDARWGRVMEGAGEDPYLGGKIAYARVKGFQGDDLSKVNTIAACAKHFAGYGFAEAGKEYNTVDVGTSTLYNIIFPPFQASIDAEVKTFMNSFNQLNGIPATGNKYLQREILKDKWKFDGFVVSDWGSIYEMIPHGYAENLSKAVEIAVNAGSDMDMESNAYVNELSKLIKEGKVNETLIDDSVRRILRVKFELGLFDDPYRYCNKEREKKVLGSKEVIDASLDIAKKSIVLLKNDNQLLPLKKYGQKIAVIGALANDKTSPLGNWRIAAKNESAISVLEGLSNYKGNTIAYAKGVDVVLNKTDFTREVVINETDTSGFSEAKKIAKNSDVVIMVLGEDGFQSGEGRSRTEIGLPGLQQQLLEEVYKVNPNIVLVLNNGRPLTLGWADNHIPSILEAWHLGTQSGNAIAQVLYGDYNPSGKLPMSFPRSVGQVPIYYNQQSTGRPNYPGGDVVFWSHYQDDKNEVLYPFGHGLSYTQFEYKNMRIKQENKIFVVEVDITNTGEIQGKEVVQLYIRDVFASVARPIKELKGFELISLNPKENKTVQFTLTDKELGFYNNTGEFIVESGLFEVFVGGSSKTVLNGKFEIK from the coding sequence ATGTTAAAATTGAAATTAAGATACATTGTCTATTTTGTCTTGTTAACATCTTGTAGGCAAATAAAGATTATATACAAAGATAAAAACGCTCCAATCGAAAAGCGAATAGATGACTTATTATCTAGAATGACTTTAGAAGAAAAGATAGGTCAAATGAATCAATATAATGGTTTTTGGGATGTAACAGGACCTTCTCCAATAGAAGGCGATGCCGAAAAAAAATACAATGACCTTCGTAATGGATTTGTAGGTTCTATGTTAAATGTTAGAGGAGTCGATGAGGTAAAGGCAGTTCAAAAAATAGCTGTTGAAGAAACCAGACTAGGAATTCCTTTAATTATAGGCTTTGATGTCATCCACGGCTATCAAACCATTAGCCCAATACCCCTTGCAGAATCTGCAAGTTGGGACTTGGAAGCAATTAGGAAATCTGCTGAAATGGCAGCCTTAGAAGCCTCGGCTGTTGGCATTAATTGGACATTCGCACCTATGATTGATGTTTCTAGAGATGCGCGATGGGGGCGAGTTATGGAAGGAGCAGGGGAAGACCCTTATTTAGGAGGTAAAATTGCTTATGCCAGAGTTAAAGGCTTTCAAGGTGATGATTTGTCTAAAGTAAATACCATTGCTGCATGTGCAAAACATTTTGCAGGTTATGGCTTTGCTGAAGCAGGCAAGGAATATAATACAGTTGATGTAGGGACATCAACTTTATACAACATAATTTTCCCGCCATTTCAAGCAAGTATCGATGCTGAAGTTAAAACTTTTATGAATTCTTTTAATCAATTAAATGGTATCCCCGCGACGGGTAACAAATATTTACAAAGAGAAATTTTAAAAGATAAATGGAAATTTGATGGTTTTGTTGTTTCAGATTGGGGATCTATTTATGAAATGATTCCCCATGGATATGCTGAAAATCTGAGCAAAGCAGTTGAAATAGCAGTAAATGCTGGTTCTGATATGGATATGGAATCAAATGCATATGTGAATGAATTATCTAAATTAATAAAAGAAGGAAAAGTAAACGAGACTTTAATTGATGATTCAGTCAGAAGAATTTTGAGAGTAAAATTTGAGCTAGGTCTATTCGACGATCCATACCGGTACTGCAATAAAGAAAGAGAAAAAAAAGTACTTGGTAGTAAAGAGGTTATAGACGCCTCGTTAGACATTGCAAAAAAATCAATTGTACTCTTAAAAAACGATAATCAATTGCTGCCTTTAAAAAAATACGGTCAAAAAATAGCTGTGATTGGTGCGTTGGCTAATGATAAAACAAGCCCTTTGGGAAATTGGAGAATTGCCGCCAAAAACGAATCGGCTATTTCAGTTTTAGAAGGCTTATCTAATTATAAAGGAAATACTATTGCTTACGCAAAAGGTGTCGATGTTGTCTTAAATAAAACAGATTTCACAAGAGAAGTTGTTATAAATGAAACCGATACCAGTGGTTTTTCCGAAGCAAAAAAAATTGCTAAAAATTCAGATGTTGTTATTATGGTATTAGGCGAAGATGGTTTTCAAAGTGGTGAAGGCCGTAGTAGAACTGAAATTGGATTGCCTGGGTTGCAACAGCAATTATTAGAAGAAGTTTATAAAGTGAACCCTAATATTGTATTGGTATTAAACAACGGAAGACCATTAACTTTGGGCTGGGCAGATAACCATATTCCTTCTATACTAGAAGCTTGGCATTTAGGCACACAAAGTGGCAACGCTATCGCTCAGGTTCTATACGGAGATTATAATCCAAGCGGCAAATTACCAATGAGTTTTCCAAGAAGTGTAGGTCAAGTACCAATATATTACAATCAACAAAGTACTGGACGACCTAATTACCCTGGGGGTGATGTTGTTTTTTGGTCTCATTATCAAGACGATAAAAATGAGGTACTTTACCCATTTGGTCATGGTTTAAGTTACACGCAATTTGAATATAAAAACATGCGTATTAAACAAGAAAACAAAATTTTTGTTGTTGAGGTTGATATCACAAATACAGGAGAAATTCAAGGAAAAGAAGTCGTGCAGTTATACATAAGAGATGTTTTTGCTAGTGTAGCTAGACCTATAAAGGAATTGAAAGGCTTTGAACTTATTTCTTTAAATCCAAAAGAAAATAAAACAGTTCAGTTTACTCTTACAGATAAAGAACTAGGGTTTTATAATAATACAGGTGAGTTTATTGTAGAATCTGGTCTTTTTGAAGTGTTTGTAGGCGGAAGTTCTAAAACCGTATTAAATGGAAAATTTGAAATTAAATAA
- a CDS encoding glycoside hydrolase family 30 protein, with product MSKKIFTIIMLSTLMVSCINSKVEKADTVNNSSAIEPYIGKKLEVYTTAKNTDLKLTKTGEYTFKEQTQPLETDIAVFVNPRKTFQEFLGIGGAITDASAEVFSTLSPEKQNTLLQSYFGNDGIGYNIIRTSIHSSDFGLGSHTYIEEGDRELKTFSIEKDKEKRIPLIKRAIDLIKDDLVFYASPWSPPAFMKTNNNMLQGGKLLPEFRQAWANYYVKFIKAYEKEGIPVWGLTIQNEPMAVQRWESCIYTAEEERDFLKNYLGPTLKKEGLGDKNIVVWDHNRDLITYRANIVFEDPEASKYAWGIGYHWYETWTGGLPKYDNLKNIKESFPSKNILFTEGCVEGFDYEKLQFWPNAERYGNSIINDFNSGVVGWTDWNILLDETGGPNHVKNFCFAPIHANTKTGDLIYTPTYYYIGHFSKFIKPEAFRVSTTTSRNTIDSTSFKNRDGKITTVVMNGTDKRIAYKLIVANCEALLEIQPHAIQSIIY from the coding sequence ATGTCAAAAAAAATATTTACAATAATAATGCTTTCTACTTTAATGGTATCATGTATAAATTCTAAAGTAGAAAAAGCAGATACAGTTAATAATTCTTCAGCCATAGAACCCTATATAGGTAAAAAATTAGAAGTTTATACAACAGCAAAAAATACAGATCTAAAATTAACAAAAACAGGAGAATACACTTTTAAAGAACAAACTCAACCCTTAGAAACAGATATTGCAGTTTTTGTTAACCCCAGAAAAACGTTTCAAGAATTTTTAGGAATTGGAGGTGCTATTACCGATGCTTCAGCAGAAGTTTTTTCAACCTTAAGTCCAGAAAAACAAAACACCTTATTGCAGTCTTATTTTGGAAATGATGGTATTGGCTACAATATTATAAGAACAAGTATTCATAGTAGTGATTTTGGTTTGGGTAGCCATACATATATTGAGGAAGGTGACAGAGAATTAAAAACTTTTTCGATAGAAAAAGATAAGGAAAAAAGAATTCCACTTATAAAAAGAGCCATCGATTTAATTAAAGATGATTTAGTTTTTTATGCCAGCCCTTGGAGCCCACCTGCTTTTATGAAAACAAATAATAATATGCTGCAAGGCGGAAAATTACTTCCTGAATTTCGTCAAGCTTGGGCAAATTATTATGTAAAATTTATTAAAGCCTATGAAAAAGAAGGGATTCCTGTTTGGGGTTTAACTATTCAAAATGAACCCATGGCAGTTCAAAGATGGGAATCATGTATTTATACTGCAGAGGAAGAACGGGACTTTTTAAAAAATTATTTAGGTCCAACATTAAAAAAGGAAGGTTTAGGTGATAAAAATATTGTGGTTTGGGATCATAACAGAGATTTGATTACATATAGAGCTAACATTGTTTTTGAAGATCCTGAAGCATCAAAATATGCTTGGGGTATTGGTTATCATTGGTATGAAACTTGGACAGGTGGCTTGCCTAAATATGATAATTTAAAAAACATAAAAGAATCGTTCCCTTCAAAAAACATATTATTTACTGAGGGCTGTGTAGAAGGATTTGATTATGAAAAACTACAGTTTTGGCCGAATGCAGAGCGTTATGGGAATTCTATAATAAACGATTTCAATAGCGGTGTTGTAGGATGGACAGATTGGAATATTTTATTAGATGAAACAGGTGGTCCAAATCATGTTAAGAATTTTTGCTTTGCTCCTATTCATGCCAATACAAAAACAGGCGATTTAATATATACCCCTACATATTATTATATTGGTCATTTCTCTAAATTTATAAAACCTGAAGCATTTAGGGTAAGTACTACAACTAGTAGGAATACCATTGATAGTACTTCATTTAAGAATAGAGATGGTAAAATAACAACAGTGGTTATGAATGGAACTGATAAAAGAATAGCTTATAAGCTAATTGTGGCCAATTGTGAAGCTTTATTAGAAATTCAACCTCATGCAATACAATCAATTATTTATTAA
- a CDS encoding sodium/sugar symporter, translating into MTTHFGFWDYFIFIAYALLILGVGLWVSRDKEGHQKNAEDYFLASKSLPWWAIGASLIAANISAEQFIGMSGSGFALGLAIASYEWMAAITLIIVGKYFLPIFIEKGLYTIPEFVEKRFSTNLKTILAVFWIGLYVFVNLASVLYLGSLALETIMGIPMIYGIIGLAMFAAAYSLYGGLSAVAWTDVIQVVFLVLGGLVTTYIALNTVSGGEGVIAGIKTVYQATPERFSMIFDESNAYYDMLPGIGVLIGGMWVANLYYWGFNQYIIQRTLAAKSLKESQKGILLAAFLKLVIPLIVVIPGIAAYVMINDQDVMSSLGDSALNNLPSLDQADKAYPWLLQFLPTGMKGVAFAALAAAIVSSLASMLNSTSTIFTMDIYKQYINPTASDKATVNVGRLSAAVALVIASIMAPLLGGIDQAFQFIQEYTGIVSPGILAVFMLGLFWKKTTNKAAIIGALTSIPIALYFKVAPNGWSTSAFFVDVPFMNQMGYTVLLTVSVIALVSYMQHKGADDKKGIPITKESFNTSPLFNIGAFAVMLIVAALYASFWN; encoded by the coding sequence ATGACAACACATTTCGGATTTTGGGATTATTTTATCTTCATTGCTTATGCTCTTCTAATTTTAGGAGTAGGTTTATGGGTTTCGAGAGATAAAGAAGGACATCAAAAGAACGCTGAAGATTATTTTTTAGCCAGTAAATCTCTGCCTTGGTGGGCAATAGGTGCATCGTTAATTGCAGCAAACATTTCAGCAGAACAATTTATAGGAATGTCTGGGTCTGGTTTTGCATTAGGTTTAGCCATTGCATCCTATGAATGGATGGCGGCAATTACCTTAATTATAGTTGGTAAATACTTTTTACCCATTTTTATAGAAAAGGGGTTATATACGATTCCGGAGTTTGTAGAAAAGCGATTTTCAACAAATTTAAAAACCATTTTGGCAGTATTCTGGATTGGGTTATATGTGTTTGTTAACCTCGCTTCTGTCTTATACTTAGGAAGTTTAGCCTTGGAAACCATAATGGGCATTCCTATGATTTATGGTATAATAGGATTGGCCATGTTTGCTGCAGCCTATTCTTTATATGGAGGTTTATCGGCAGTAGCTTGGACGGATGTTATTCAGGTTGTATTTTTAGTCTTAGGTGGCTTGGTAACAACTTACATAGCTTTAAATACCGTATCTGGAGGTGAAGGTGTTATTGCAGGAATCAAAACAGTTTATCAAGCCACCCCAGAACGATTCTCAATGATTTTTGATGAGTCAAATGCATATTATGATATGTTACCAGGTATAGGTGTTTTGATTGGTGGGATGTGGGTTGCAAACTTATATTACTGGGGTTTCAACCAATACATTATCCAAAGGACCTTAGCGGCAAAATCATTAAAGGAATCGCAAAAAGGAATTTTGTTGGCAGCATTTTTAAAATTAGTTATTCCATTAATTGTTGTTATTCCAGGAATTGCAGCTTATGTTATGATTAATGACCAAGATGTCATGTCGAGCTTAGGTGATTCAGCTTTAAATAATTTACCATCATTAGACCAAGCCGATAAAGCCTACCCTTGGTTATTACAATTTTTGCCAACAGGAATGAAGGGTGTCGCCTTCGCAGCCTTAGCTGCTGCAATTGTGTCTTCATTAGCTTCTATGTTGAATTCTACTTCAACTATTTTTACAATGGATATTTACAAGCAATACATTAACCCAACGGCCAGTGATAAAGCTACAGTTAACGTTGGTAGATTATCAGCGGCGGTAGCCTTAGTTATAGCTAGTATTATGGCACCATTATTAGGAGGTATTGATCAAGCCTTTCAATTTATACAAGAATATACAGGCATAGTTAGCCCGGGTATCTTAGCTGTTTTTATGCTAGGTTTATTTTGGAAAAAAACAACGAATAAAGCAGCAATAATTGGAGCATTGACATCGATTCCGATAGCGTTATATTTTAAAGTGGCGCCAAATGGGTGGTCAACCAGCGCATTTTTTGTAGATGTTCCTTTTATGAATCAAATGGGATATACGGTATTGTTAACAGTGAGTGTTATCGCACTTGTTAGTTATATGCAGCATAAAGGTGCAGATGATAAAAAAGGAATTCCAATTACAAAAGAATCATTTAACACGAGTCCGTTATTTAATATAGGTGCTTTTGCAGTGATGCTCATTGTAGCTGCTTTATATGCCTCTTTTTGGAATTAA
- a CDS encoding GntR family transcriptional regulator, protein MLLDLDFNTETPKYLVLVNAINDALSNNSLSSGVALPSVNSICKDYSLSRDTVFKAYTVLKDNGVIESVPSKGYFVANDTRKVLLVLDTFKAYKEVLYHAFVNNLPKNVIVDVQFHHYNINNFKTILNNSKGKYYKYVVMTFNNKEVAQVISDIDNDKLLLIDWNVYSKNTNNHVFQDFGKAFYNTLQDVIPVLNKYKKLVFVYPTFTNHPNETLSYFKKFCDDFQIKNKIITNINEFQISKGEAYISVSDRVLGEFLEQCRSKNFEPGTDVGFLSYNETPMKQFIYKGISVISTDFKAMGAQAASFVNNDKPLQTYIPTKLILRESL, encoded by the coding sequence GTGCTTTTAGATCTCGATTTTAATACAGAAACACCCAAGTATTTGGTTTTAGTAAACGCCATTAACGATGCGCTTTCTAATAACTCGTTATCTAGTGGCGTTGCCTTGCCATCTGTAAATAGTATTTGTAAAGATTACAGCTTGTCGCGCGATACGGTATTTAAAGCATATACCGTTTTAAAAGATAATGGTGTAATAGAGTCGGTTCCAAGTAAAGGGTATTTTGTGGCTAACGATACTCGAAAAGTGCTTTTAGTTTTAGACACCTTTAAAGCCTATAAAGAAGTGCTCTATCACGCTTTTGTAAATAATTTACCTAAAAACGTTATTGTCGATGTGCAGTTTCATCACTACAACATTAATAATTTTAAAACCATACTTAACAATAGCAAGGGTAAGTATTATAAGTATGTAGTCATGACCTTTAATAACAAAGAAGTGGCGCAGGTAATTTCAGATATAGACAACGATAAATTATTGTTAATCGATTGGAATGTCTATTCTAAAAACACGAATAACCATGTGTTTCAAGATTTTGGAAAGGCATTTTATAATACTTTACAAGATGTTATTCCTGTTTTAAATAAATATAAAAAACTCGTATTTGTTTACCCTACTTTTACAAATCATCCAAACGAAACACTTTCATATTTTAAAAAGTTTTGTGACGATTTTCAAATTAAAAACAAAATCATTACAAATATTAACGAGTTTCAAATTAGTAAAGGAGAAGCTTATATAAGCGTAAGCGATCGTGTTTTAGGTGAATTTTTGGAGCAATGCCGTTCTAAAAATTTTGAACCTGGAACCGATGTGGGTTTTTTGTCCTATAACGAAACCCCAATGAAACAATTTATCTATAAAGGAATCTCTGTAATATCTACAGATTTCAAAGCCATGGGCGCCCAAGCAGCCAGCTTTGTAAATAACGATAAACCTTTACAAACATACATACCAACTAAATTAATATTAAGAGAATCATTATAA